Genomic window (Stenotrophomonas maltophilia):
GACAACCCGGACTTCGTGGCACTGGCGCAGGTGTTCGGCATCGCCGCCACCCGCATCGACAACCGCGACGACGTGGAAGGCGGCCTGGCCGCGCTGCTGGCCGAACCGGGCCCGGCACTGTTGCACGTGGCCATCGATGCACGCGCCAACGTGTGGCCGCTGGTGCCGCCGAACACCGCCAACAGCACGATGCTGGAAAGCAATCCCGCCCACGCCCGCCAGGAGACCCCCAATGCAATACCGGCTTGACCTGGTGCTGCACCCGGCCGAAGGCGCGCTGCTGCGCGTGATCGGCATGGCCGAACGCCGTGGCTTCGCGCCGCGTGCGATCAGCGGTGCGCCGGTGGCCGCCGACGATGGCCGCTGGCACCTGCAGCTGGTGGTGGACGGCCAGCGCCCGGCGGAAACGCTGTGCCGGCAGATCGAGAAGATCTACGACTGCGTGTCCGTGCAGGTCACCGCCGTGGAAGGAGCATCCGTATGAACACCCGTACCGTAGTGACCACGGTGCCGGTACGGAGGCGTCTTCTTCGTCGCCCGTGCCCGCATGCGGCGGTCTTCCGCACCGCGCTGGTGGCCCATGCCGGCCGCTGACACCAGCCAGGAAAGCGATGTCGGCGACGTAAGCGTCGCCGACGTTCTGGCAGCGCAGGCCCGCCTGCGCCGCTTCCTGCCGCCCACCCCGCTGCACCATGCCGAACGCTTCGGCACCTGGCTGAAGCTGGAGAACCTGCAGCGCACCGGCTCCTACAAGGTACGCGGCGCGTTGAACGCGCTGCTGGCCGGTCGCGAGCGCGGCGATACCCGGCCAGTGATCTGCGCTTCGGCCGGCAACCATGCCCAGGGCGTGGCGTGGGCGGCCTACCGCCTGGACGTGCCGGCCATCACCGTGATGCCACACGGCGCACCGGCCACCAAGATCGCCGGCGTCGCTCACTGGGGCGCCACCGTGCGCCAGCATGGCACCAGCTATGACGAGGCCTACGCCTTCGCGGTCGAACTGGCACAGCGCCATGGCTACCGCTTCCTGTCCGCGTTCGACGATGCCGATGTGATTGCCGGCCAGGGCACCGTCGGCATCGAGCTGGCCGCGCACGCGCCGGA
Coding sequences:
- a CDS encoding ACT domain-containing protein, producing MQYRLDLVLHPAEGALLRVIGMAERRGFAPRAISGAPVAADDGRWHLQLVVDGQRPAETLCRQIEKIYDCVSVQVTAVEGASV